Proteins encoded together in one Triticum dicoccoides isolate Atlit2015 ecotype Zavitan chromosome 7B, WEW_v2.0, whole genome shotgun sequence window:
- the LOC119341271 gene encoding protein FAR1-RELATED SEQUENCE 5-like isoform X1, whose product MKTMEILADMKANDPDFNYTVQVDEDSRIKTLMWVTSRGCDHYRYFGDAITFDTTYRTNLYDMPFGLFVGVNNHFQSIIFGGVMMRDEKEESFKWVFREFIRMVGGKHPQTILTDQVRSMEIAIEAEMPNTVHRWCKWHVLKKAKESMGVLWSKNSEFKMEFHKLVHHMTTEEEFEQGWQQMLDKYSLKKHLFLTQIYEVRHKWAKPYFMGVFCAKMTSAQRSESANHLLKGYVPPGCPMHLFLKQFEKLQFDRQSEESFQEKRTSLVKKLHTLPVLSDGLKQVFQYIPSPVPTLDLANVIKCSPEIYGYIIMFGGWSQHMTDYKNNKCNLETVLLYLGGRF is encoded by the coding sequence ATGAAAACAATGGAAATTCTGGCTGATATGAAAGCAAATGATCCTGACTTCAATTACACCGTGCAAGTAGATGAAGACAGCAGGATAAAAACACTCATGTGGGTTACGAGTAGGGGGTGCGATCATTATCGGTATTTCGGTGATGCAATTACATTTGACACAACATACAGGACCAACCTATATGACATGCCGTTTGGTCTCTTCGTTGGTGTCAACAATCACTTTCAGAGTATAATCTTTGGAGGGGTCATGATGAGAGATGAGAAAGAAGAATCTTTCAAGTGGGTGTTCCGAGAGTTCATACGTATGGTTGGTGGGAAGCATCCACAAACTATACTTACAGATCAAGTGCGCTCTATGGAAATTGCAATCGAGGCAGAAATGCCAAACACAGTACATCGTTGGTGCAAGTGGCATGTCCTGAAAAAAGCGAAAGAGTCAATGGGTGTGCTTTGGAGCAAGAACAGTGAATTCAAAATGGAGTTTCACAAGCTTGTTCATCACATGACCACGGAAGAGGAATTTGAGCAAGGGTGGCAGCAGATGTTGGACAAGTACTCACTCAAGAAACATCTGTTTCTGACACAGATATACGAAGTCCGGCATAAATGGGCTAAACCATATTTTATGGGTGTCTTCTGTGCTAAAATGACCAGCGCCCAAAGGAGTGAGAGCGCAAATCACCTTCTGAAGGGGTACGTGCCTCCAGGGTGTCCAATGCATCTGTTCCTCAAGCAGTTTGAGAAGCTTCAATTTGACCGGCAATCTGAAGAAAGCTTCCAGGAGAAAAGAACATCACTGGTAAAAAAACTCCATACGTTGCCCGTACTTTCTGACGGCTTGAAACAAGTTTTTCAGTACATACCCTCCCCAGTTCCAACTCTTGATCTTGCTAATGTCATTAAGTGCAGCCCAGAAATCTATGGATATATAATCATGTTTGGAGGTTGGAGCCAGCACATGACCGATTATAAAAATAACAAATGCAATCTTGAAACAGTCCTACTATACTTGGGAGGACGCTTCTGA